The following coding sequences lie in one Epinephelus moara isolate mb chromosome 17, YSFRI_EMoa_1.0, whole genome shotgun sequence genomic window:
- the LOC126404033 gene encoding uncharacterized protein LOC126404033 isoform X2 → MWQLDKLLRAMHTLFHNVPARREDYSAVTNSTIFPLPFCGHRWIENLPVVERAIEVWPSLQEYMDAVRRKKLPNPGTASFDTIEAALKDPLILAKLEFYMTVARTFNPFLKRYQTDEPVMPFFSKDLAELIKGLLRRFIKREVLQDISTLQLTKLDVADKKNRHQPKHIDIGLGAESALKVISFSNNLRPSCPLRAEVRSSPPSNPCKRG, encoded by the exons ATGTGGCAGCTGGACAAACTTTTGAGAGCCATGCACACACTGTTCCACAACGTACCAGCAAGGAGAGAAGATTACAGCGCTGTCACAAATTCCACCATCTTCCCCTTACCGTTTTGTGGTCATCGGTGGATAGAGAACTTGCCTGTGGTAGAGAGGGCTATTGAAGTCTGGCCATCACTTCAGGAGTATATGGATGCAGTGAGAAGAAAGAAACTCCCGAACCCGGGGACAGCATCCTTTGACACAATCGAAGCAGCCCTGAAAGATCCACTCATCTTGGCCAAGTTAGAATTCTACATGACTGTTGCCAGGACATTCAATCCCTTTTTGAAGAGGTATCAAACAGATGAGCCAGTGATGCCTTTCTTCAGCAAAGACTTGGCTGAACTGATCAAG GGTCTACTCAGGCGCTTTATCAAGCGAGAGGTCCTGCAAGACATCAGCACACTGCAGCTAACCAAACTAGATGTAGCTGATAAGAAAAACCGGCACCAGCCAAAGCACATCGACATTGGCTTGGGTGCTGAGTCAGCCCTCAAG GTGATATCATTCTCCAACAATTTGAGGCCTTCCTGTCCCTTGAGAGCAGAAGTGAGGAGTTCCCCTCCTTCCAACCCATGCAAGAGAGGCTAG
- the LOC126404033 gene encoding uncharacterized protein LOC126404033 isoform X1, translating into MWQLDKLLRAMHTLFHNVPARREDYSAVTNSTIFPLPFCGHRWIENLPVVERAIEVWPSLQEYMDAVRRKKLPNPGTASFDTIEAALKDPLILAKLEFYMTVARTFNPFLKRYQTDEPVMPFFSKDLAELIKGLLRRFIKREVLQDISTLQLTKLDVADKKNRHQPKHIDIGLGAESALKSSNSSELRVLQFRMDCMQGLSNIVSKVQEKSPLKYPTVRHMACLDPSAIFRDPDRCKRQMKCLVQTFLQDKQLTGGVSAGRNSSGFEQK; encoded by the exons ATGTGGCAGCTGGACAAACTTTTGAGAGCCATGCACACACTGTTCCACAACGTACCAGCAAGGAGAGAAGATTACAGCGCTGTCACAAATTCCACCATCTTCCCCTTACCGTTTTGTGGTCATCGGTGGATAGAGAACTTGCCTGTGGTAGAGAGGGCTATTGAAGTCTGGCCATCACTTCAGGAGTATATGGATGCAGTGAGAAGAAAGAAACTCCCGAACCCGGGGACAGCATCCTTTGACACAATCGAAGCAGCCCTGAAAGATCCACTCATCTTGGCCAAGTTAGAATTCTACATGACTGTTGCCAGGACATTCAATCCCTTTTTGAAGAGGTATCAAACAGATGAGCCAGTGATGCCTTTCTTCAGCAAAGACTTGGCTGAACTGATCAAG GGTCTACTCAGGCGCTTTATCAAGCGAGAGGTCCTGCAAGACATCAGCACACTGCAGCTAACCAAACTAGATGTAGCTGATAAGAAAAACCGGCACCAGCCAAAGCACATCGACATTGGCTTGGGTGCTGAGTCAGCCCTCAAG AGCAGCAACAGTTCAGAGCTCAGAGTCCTTCAATTTAGAATGGACTGCATGCAGGGACTGTCAAACATCGTCAGTAAAGTGCAGGAGAAGAGCCCCCTGAAATATCCAACAGTTAGGCACATGGCGTGTCTGGACCCCTCTGCCATTTTCAGAGACCCAGACAGGTGCAAGAGGCAGATGAAATGTCTTGTTCAGACATTTCTGCAAGACAAACAGCTGACAGGAGGTGTTTCTGCTGGTAGGAATAGTTCTGGTTTTGAACAAAAGTAA